A single window of Streptomyces cathayae DNA harbors:
- a CDS encoding chitosanase, protein MVMPGGSDGAAAGRGPAVSASPNAREQAAERAGSESAEDDALVASRPPGLADPAKKELAQQLVASAENSTLRWRETFGAVEDAGDGVGYTAGIIGFTTGTHDLLALVEGYTKDHPDNGLAEFLPALREVDGTDSHEGLDPGFTQAWRAESEKPAFRAAQEAERDRVYFDPAVRMAKLDGLGTLGQFVYYDAMVRRGPDTGPEGFYGLREQAVRKARTPGQGGGEEAFLEAFLDVRRAAMLARKPGADTSRVDTVQRRFLREGNLELATPLTWQVNGSTFRIP, encoded by the coding sequence ATGGTGATGCCCGGCGGCTCGGACGGTGCGGCCGCCGGCCGCGGTCCGGCCGTGTCCGCCTCGCCGAACGCGCGTGAGCAGGCCGCGGAGCGTGCCGGTTCGGAGTCGGCCGAGGACGACGCGCTGGTGGCGAGCCGGCCGCCGGGCCTGGCCGACCCGGCGAAGAAGGAGCTCGCCCAGCAGCTCGTGGCGAGCGCCGAGAACTCGACGCTGCGCTGGCGTGAGACCTTCGGCGCCGTCGAGGACGCCGGGGACGGTGTCGGCTACACGGCCGGGATCATCGGCTTCACCACCGGCACCCACGACCTGCTCGCCCTCGTGGAGGGCTACACGAAGGACCACCCGGACAACGGGCTGGCGGAGTTCCTGCCCGCGCTGCGTGAGGTGGACGGCACGGACTCGCACGAGGGTCTGGACCCGGGTTTCACACAGGCATGGCGGGCGGAGTCGGAGAAGCCCGCTTTCCGCGCGGCCCAGGAGGCCGAGCGCGACCGGGTCTACTTCGATCCGGCGGTGCGCATGGCCAAGCTGGACGGTCTCGGCACGCTCGGCCAGTTCGTGTACTACGACGCGATGGTCCGGCGTGGTCCCGACACCGGCCCCGAGGGCTTCTACGGCCTGCGGGAGCAGGCCGTGCGCAAGGCGAGGACGCCGGGGCAGGGCGGTGGTGAGGAGGCGTTCCTGGAGGCGTTCCTCGATGTGCGCCGCGCGGCCATGCTCGCGCGCAAGCCGGGCGCCGACACGTCCCGGGTGGACACCGTGCAGCGCCGGTTCCTGCGGGAGGGGAACCTGGAGCTGGCGACGCCGCTGACGTGGCAGGTCAACGGGAGCACCTTCCGTATTCCCTGA
- a CDS encoding chorismate mutase, with protein sequence MTTSNTGTGDIDPAVREELTRLRDSIDNIDAAVVHMLAERFKCTQQVGRLKARHHLPPADPTRESRQITRLRTLAENAKLDPAFAEKFLNFIIAEVIRHHEHIADTTTKNTPGDSTPTTD encoded by the coding sequence ATGACCACCAGCAACACCGGTACCGGAGACATCGACCCCGCAGTCCGCGAGGAACTCACCCGGTTGCGCGACAGCATCGACAACATCGACGCCGCCGTCGTCCACATGCTCGCCGAACGCTTCAAATGCACCCAGCAGGTCGGCCGCCTCAAAGCCCGCCACCACCTGCCACCCGCCGACCCCACCCGCGAAAGCCGGCAGATCACCCGACTGCGCACCCTCGCCGAGAACGCCAAACTCGACCCGGCCTTCGCCGAGAAATTCCTCAACTTCATCATCGCCGAGGTCATCCGCCACCACGAACACATCGCCGACACCACCACCAAAAACACCCCCGGCGACTCCACACCCACCACCGACTGA
- a CDS encoding rhomboid family intramembrane serine protease, translating into MDSESTVTTCYRHPKVECHVSCVRCERYICPDCMREAAVGHQCPECVKEGVRSMRQARTVAGGRVSAVPVVTYALIVVNVLAYLAEVALPGVVDRFAMLGAGLVGPDGEHYVWVEGGHFGVFRPEGVVGGEWYRLLTGAFLHLPPTGGTFGILHIVMNMVVLWNLGRAVEPMLGRVHHLALYLLSALGGSVLVLLLAPLDMVVGASGAIFGLGAAYYVVARRIGADMSAVNRFMAGLLLWLVVSAVFTSWEGHLGGLLAGGAVAAVFVHAPRGRHRAWVQVGACLVVLALFVVLAAVKVADLTGGGVFR; encoded by the coding sequence GTGGATTCCGAGTCCACCGTCACCACCTGTTACCGCCATCCCAAGGTGGAGTGCCACGTCAGCTGTGTGCGCTGTGAGCGGTACATCTGTCCGGACTGCATGCGGGAGGCGGCCGTGGGCCACCAGTGTCCCGAGTGCGTGAAGGAGGGTGTGCGGTCGATGCGGCAGGCCCGCACCGTGGCGGGTGGCCGCGTCTCGGCGGTGCCGGTGGTGACGTACGCGCTGATCGTCGTCAATGTGCTGGCCTATCTGGCGGAGGTGGCGCTGCCGGGGGTCGTGGACCGGTTCGCGATGCTGGGTGCGGGGCTGGTCGGGCCGGACGGCGAACACTACGTGTGGGTCGAGGGCGGGCACTTCGGGGTCTTCCGTCCGGAGGGTGTGGTGGGCGGGGAGTGGTACCGGCTGCTGACCGGCGCGTTCCTGCATCTGCCGCCGACCGGGGGGACGTTCGGCATCCTGCACATCGTGATGAACATGGTGGTGCTGTGGAACCTGGGCCGGGCCGTCGAGCCGATGCTGGGCCGTGTCCACCATCTCGCCCTGTATCTGCTGTCGGCGCTGGGCGGTTCGGTGCTGGTGCTGCTGCTCGCGCCGCTGGACATGGTGGTCGGGGCGTCCGGGGCGATCTTCGGGCTGGGGGCCGCGTACTACGTGGTGGCGCGTCGGATCGGTGCCGACATGAGCGCGGTCAACCGGTTCATGGCGGGGCTGCTGCTGTGGCTGGTGGTCTCCGCGGTGTTCACGTCGTGGGAGGGGCACCTGGGCGGGCTGCTGGCGGGCGGTGCGGTGGCGGCGGTCTTCGTCCATGCGCCCAGGGGCAGGCATCGTGCGTGGGTGCAGGTGGGTGCGTGTCTGGTGGTGTTGGCGCTGTTCGTCGTCCTGGCGGCGGTCAAGGTGGCGGATCTGACGGGTGGAGGTGTGTTCCGGTGA
- the pyk gene encoding pyruvate kinase: MRRAKIVCTLGPATDTYDQIKHLVDAGMDVARLNLSHGTHAEHEERYHRVRKAADETGRSVGLLADLQGPKIRLGHFTEGPVLLERGDTFTITVEDGAQGDRHSSGTTHAGLADDVTPGERILIDDGRVTLEVTGVDGPRVRTTVIEGGMVSDHKGLNLPGVAVSVPALSKKDEDDLRWALRTGFDVIALSFVRSGRDIKDVHRIMEEEGRRLPVIAKIEKPQAVENIDDIVAAFDAVMIARGDLGVEMPLEQVPIVQKRAIKLAKRNAKPVIVATQMLDSMIDNARPTRAEASDVANAVLDGADAVMLSGETSVGKHAIRTVRTMARIIEAAEEDLLAKGLPPLTERNKPRTQGGAVARAAAEIGDFLDARFLVAFTQSGDTARRLSRYRSPIPLLAFTTDPATRSRLSLTWGVETFLGPHVDTTDAMVDQVDELLLRYARCEKGDTVVITAGSPPGVPGTTNLVRVHHIGEDDTLK; encoded by the coding sequence ATGCGCCGAGCAAAAATCGTCTGCACGCTGGGGCCCGCCACCGACACATACGACCAGATCAAACACCTGGTCGACGCCGGAATGGACGTCGCCCGACTCAACCTCAGCCACGGCACCCACGCCGAGCACGAGGAGCGCTACCACCGCGTACGAAAGGCCGCCGACGAAACCGGCCGCAGCGTCGGCCTCCTCGCCGACCTCCAAGGCCCGAAAATCAGACTCGGCCACTTCACCGAAGGCCCCGTACTCCTCGAACGCGGCGACACCTTCACCATCACCGTCGAAGACGGCGCCCAAGGCGACCGCCACAGCAGCGGCACCACCCACGCCGGCCTCGCAGACGACGTCACCCCCGGCGAACGCATCCTCATCGACGACGGCAGAGTCACCCTCGAAGTCACCGGCGTCGACGGCCCCCGCGTCCGCACCACCGTCATCGAAGGCGGCATGGTCTCCGACCACAAAGGCCTCAACCTCCCCGGCGTCGCCGTCTCCGTCCCCGCCCTCTCCAAAAAAGACGAAGACGACCTCCGCTGGGCCCTGCGCACCGGATTCGACGTCATCGCCCTCTCCTTCGTACGCAGCGGACGCGACATCAAGGACGTCCACCGCATCATGGAGGAAGAAGGCCGCCGGCTCCCCGTCATCGCCAAAATCGAAAAACCCCAGGCCGTCGAGAACATCGACGACATCGTGGCCGCCTTCGACGCCGTGATGATCGCCCGCGGAGACCTCGGCGTCGAAATGCCACTCGAACAAGTCCCCATCGTTCAAAAACGCGCCATCAAACTCGCCAAACGCAATGCCAAACCGGTCATCGTCGCCACCCAAATGCTCGACTCGATGATCGACAACGCCCGCCCCACCCGCGCCGAAGCCTCCGACGTCGCCAACGCCGTCCTCGACGGCGCCGACGCCGTCATGCTCTCCGGCGAAACCAGCGTCGGCAAACACGCCATCCGCACCGTCCGCACCATGGCCCGCATCATCGAAGCAGCAGAGGAGGACCTCCTCGCCAAAGGCCTCCCACCCCTCACCGAACGCAACAAACCCCGCACCCAGGGCGGCGCCGTGGCCCGCGCGGCAGCGGAAATCGGCGACTTCCTCGACGCCAGGTTCCTCGTCGCCTTCACCCAGTCCGGCGACACCGCCCGACGCCTCTCCCGCTACCGCTCACCCATCCCCCTCCTCGCCTTCACCACCGACCCCGCCACCCGCTCCCGGCTCAGCCTCACCTGGGGCGTCGAAACCTTCCTCGGCCCTCACGTCGACACCACCGACGCCATGGTCGACCAGGTCGACGAGCTCCTCCTGCGGTACGCCCGCTGCGAGAAGGGCGACACGGTCGTCATCACGGCCGGCTCCCCTCCGGGAGTCCCCGGCACGACCAACCTCGTCCGCGTCCACCACATCGGCGAGGACGACACCCTCAAGTAG
- the pepN gene encoding aminopeptidase N: MACMSVLTRDEAHNRAQLLDVHRYTIELDLTTGDDTFDSRTQIRFTVLTDQDDTDTFVEVKPAELRSVTLDGHPLDPDTLHGNRLPLKGLTPGEHELHVDATMHYSRTGEGMHRFTDPADGETYVYTQLFMDDVQRVFAAFDQPDLKAVFEMTVTAPHHWTVLANGITRHLGQGRWKAAPTPLISTYLVAVAAGPWHTVRTEHRGLPFALHCRRSLAPHLDTDADELLDITRACFDRYHEKFQEPYPFDSYDQAFVPEFNAGAMENPGLVTFRDEFVFRSAVTDTQRQTRAMVIAHEMAHMWFGDLVTLTWWDDIWLNESFAEYMGYQTTAEATRFADTWTDFGITRKPWGYDADQRPSTHPVAPENVQDTASALLNFDGISYAKGASALRQLVAWLGEKDFLAGINTHIDRHKFANATLADFIDSLASATDRDVHAWADAWLRTTGVDTLTPHLHTDNGHRHLTVRRADDDSRPHRITLGLYDHDLDDTRGLTLRTRLEADLPSHGDTTLSAPGPRPALLVLNDGDLTYAKIRFDDHSFRTIRTHLSGLPDPLTRAVVWNALRDAVRDGDLPAATYLDIARTHLPHETDPALVQGALTFATTHIAGRYTTPEQRPAALTTLTDLCRDLIRRTEDGDHPDLRLIAVRHRIDTAAHPDTIAAWLADGTVPGGPELDPELRWRILTRLAVLDATDEATIAAELAHDPSATGQEGAARCRAALPHEDTKARAWDAMFHTDDLSNYLFTATAQGFWQPEQADLVRPYVARYYKDAVALAARRGPAIAEAAGHWAFPVHAVDPETLRLGEKCLRKADPTPALRRKLVDQLDDLARALRVRQA, from the coding sequence ATGGCCTGCATGTCCGTACTGACGCGCGACGAAGCGCACAACCGAGCACAGCTCCTCGACGTCCACCGCTACACGATCGAACTCGATCTCACCACCGGTGACGACACCTTCGACTCCCGCACCCAGATCCGCTTCACCGTCCTCACCGACCAGGACGACACGGACACCTTCGTCGAAGTCAAGCCCGCCGAGCTGCGCTCCGTCACCCTCGACGGACACCCCCTCGACCCCGACACCCTCCACGGCAACCGACTGCCGCTCAAGGGCCTCACCCCCGGCGAACACGAACTGCACGTCGACGCCACCATGCACTACTCCCGCACCGGCGAAGGCATGCACCGCTTCACCGACCCCGCCGACGGCGAGACCTACGTCTACACCCAACTCTTCATGGACGACGTCCAACGCGTCTTCGCCGCCTTCGACCAACCCGACCTCAAAGCCGTCTTCGAGATGACCGTCACCGCCCCCCACCACTGGACCGTCCTCGCCAACGGCATCACCCGACACCTCGGCCAAGGCCGCTGGAAAGCAGCCCCCACCCCCCTCATCTCCACCTACCTCGTCGCCGTCGCCGCAGGCCCCTGGCACACCGTCCGCACCGAACACCGCGGCCTGCCCTTCGCCCTCCACTGCCGCCGCTCCCTCGCCCCCCACCTCGACACCGACGCCGACGAACTCCTCGACATCACCCGCGCCTGCTTCGACCGCTACCACGAAAAATTCCAGGAACCCTACCCCTTCGACTCCTACGACCAGGCATTCGTCCCCGAATTCAACGCCGGCGCCATGGAAAACCCCGGACTCGTCACCTTCCGCGACGAATTCGTCTTCCGCTCCGCCGTCACCGACACCCAACGCCAGACCCGCGCCATGGTCATCGCCCACGAAATGGCCCACATGTGGTTCGGCGACCTCGTCACCCTCACCTGGTGGGACGACATCTGGCTCAACGAGTCCTTCGCCGAATACATGGGCTACCAGACCACCGCCGAAGCCACCCGCTTCGCCGACACCTGGACCGACTTCGGCATCACCCGCAAACCCTGGGGATACGACGCCGACCAACGCCCCTCCACCCACCCCGTCGCCCCCGAAAACGTCCAGGACACCGCCTCCGCCCTCCTCAACTTCGACGGCATCTCCTACGCCAAGGGCGCCTCCGCACTACGCCAACTCGTCGCCTGGCTCGGCGAGAAGGACTTCCTCGCCGGCATCAACACCCACATCGACCGGCACAAATTCGCCAACGCCACCCTCGCCGACTTCATCGACTCCCTCGCCTCCGCCACCGACCGCGACGTCCACGCCTGGGCCGACGCCTGGCTCCGCACCACCGGCGTCGACACCCTCACCCCCCACCTCCACACCGACAACGGACACCGGCACCTCACCGTCCGCCGCGCGGACGACGACAGCCGCCCCCACCGCATCACCCTCGGCCTCTACGACCACGACCTCGACGACACCCGCGGCCTCACCCTCCGCACCCGCCTGGAAGCCGACCTCCCCTCCCACGGCGACACCACCCTCAGCGCCCCGGGCCCACGCCCCGCCCTCCTCGTCCTCAACGACGGCGACCTCACCTACGCCAAGATCCGCTTCGACGACCACTCCTTCCGGACCATCCGCACCCACCTGTCCGGACTGCCCGACCCCCTCACCCGCGCCGTCGTCTGGAACGCCCTGCGCGACGCCGTCCGCGACGGCGACCTCCCCGCCGCCACCTACCTCGACATCGCCCGCACCCACCTCCCGCACGAAACCGACCCCGCCCTCGTCCAAGGCGCCCTCACCTTCGCCACCACCCACATCGCCGGCCGCTACACCACCCCCGAACAACGACCCGCCGCCCTCACCACCCTCACCGACCTGTGCCGCGACCTCATCCGCCGCACCGAGGACGGCGACCACCCCGACCTGCGCCTCATCGCCGTACGCCACCGCATCGACACCGCCGCCCACCCCGACACCATCGCCGCCTGGCTCGCCGACGGCACCGTCCCCGGCGGCCCCGAACTCGACCCCGAACTCCGCTGGCGCATCCTCACCCGCCTCGCCGTCCTCGACGCCACCGACGAAGCCACCATCGCCGCCGAACTCGCCCACGACCCCAGCGCCACCGGCCAGGAAGGCGCCGCCCGCTGCCGCGCCGCACTGCCCCACGAAGACACCAAGGCCCGCGCCTGGGACGCCATGTTCCACACCGACGACCTGTCCAACTACCTCTTCACCGCCACCGCCCAGGGCTTCTGGCAACCCGAACAGGCCGACCTCGTACGCCCCTACGTCGCCCGCTACTACAAGGACGCCGTCGCCCTCGCCGCCCGCCGCGGCCCCGCCATCGCCGAAGCCGCCGGCCACTGGGCCTTCCCCGTCCACGCCGTCGACCCCGAAACCCTCCGCCTCGGCGAGAAATGCCTCCGCAAGGCCGACCCGACCCCCGCCCTCCGCCGCAAACTCGTCGACCAGCTCGACGACCTGGCCCGAGCACTGCGCGTACGCCAGGCATAA